The Acetobacter sp. DNA window ATTCAGGCTGCTGACCTCGGCGTGGACATGACCCGTCGCCTGACGACGGTATCCGTGGCTGAACCGCCGGTCCGCAAGGCAGGCATCAAGGTTGGCTCCGTGGCCGAACTGGTCGAGAAACTGCGCAACGAAGCGAAGGTGATCTGATCATGACCGTTCTTGTTCTTGTCGAGACCGAAGCCGGTCAGATTCGTCAAGCCTCCCGTTCCGCCATCACCGCTGCCACCAAGCTGGGCGATGTCCACGCGCTGGTCGCAGGCAGCGCAGCCGATGCGGACGCCGCAGCCGCTCTCGCCGCCAAGGTGCCGGGCGTGGCCAAGGTGCTGAAGGCGGGCGCCGACGTGCTGGCGCATGAACTGGCCGAGCCTGTGGCCGACCTGATCGTCTCGCTGGCTGGCGAGTACAGCCATATCGTCGCCGCTTCCACGGCTGTCGGCAAAAACGTCCTGCCCCGCGCTGCCGCGCTGCTTGACGTGCAGCCGATCCCCGACGTGATGGCTGTTGTCGATGCCGACACCTTTGTCCGTCCGATCTATGCGGGCAACGCTCTGGCGACGGTGAAGTCCTCCGATGCGAAGAAAGTTCTGACTGTTCGTGCGACGAACTTCGACCCGGCTCCGGCTGAAGGTGGCTCCGCTCCCGTCGAAGCCGTGAACGTAACGGTGCAGGACACGGTCTCGCTCTTCGTGTCCGAGCACACGCCGACCAGCGATCGCCCGGAACTCGAGTCGGCTCGCGTGATCGTCTCCGGCGGTCGTGGTCTGGGCAGCGCCGAGAACTTCCAGTCCGTGCTGGCTCCTCTGGCCGACAAGCTGGGAGCCGCCATCGGCGCATCCCGTGTGGCAGTTGATTCCGGTTACGCCGAGAATGACTGTCAGGTTGGTCAGACAGGCAAGATCGTCGCTCCCGAGTTGTATATCGCTGTCGGTATTTCCGGTGCGATCCAGCATCTCGCGGGCATGAAGGACAGCAAGGTGATTGTTGCGATCAACAAGGACGCCGACGCGCCGCTGCTTCAGGTTGCGGACTACGCGCTTGTTGGCGACCTGTTTGAAGTCGTGCCGGAACTGGCCAAGGCTCTCTGAAGGGCAGTCAGGCCCTTCTTTGTCATAAAGCCCCACCTCTCCGCCGGTGGGGCTTTATTTTTGCGGCATGATCCACTGGAAGAACAGCCTGCACACCACAGGCTGTTTCCGGGATAGAATCGCGGCAACACGTTAACGGGTGATTGACCTCGACAAGGCAGACTGAAGGCAGTTCCACAGGATCAGCCCGGCGCCATGTCTGACACTCTTCCCGACTTTACAGGCTACAACTTCACGTTTGCGCTCGGTGCATTGATTCTCTGCACCCTGACCATGCTGATCGCCGTGCGGATGATCTGCCGCGCTGCGATGGTGAAGGGGCGTCCCTATCAGAAAAGACTGCTTTTCAGCGCCTGCATAGCCGGAAATGGTGTATGGGCCACCCATTTCGTCGCCATGCTGGGCTGCGCGAACAGTCTGGCGACAGCCTACCAAGTGCCGCTGACACTCCTTTCCATGCTCGTCGCCATGGGGCTGTTCATTCCGACATGGTGGAGTGAATGTCACACACCCAACCGCTCCCACTCTCCCCGCACCGCACTTCTCATGACCATAACGGTCGGGAGCATGCATTACATCGGCATAGCCGCCATGGGCGGCGCAGGGCAGGAATTCATTCCCTCTGTCAGGATCATTCTTTCCCTGGCAGTCGGTTTTGCCTTTTTCTACGCGGGCACTCTGCTCCTGCGTCATCAGCGTGGCCGTAGAAGATCCCTTGCTGCGCTCGCATGGGTTCTCGGCATATGCTCCCTGCATTTCATGGGCATGCCCCATGCCTCTCTTTCCCATGCGGTAATGGGCGGCATGTCACAGCATATCGCCTCCCTGTCCCTTGCTGAAACGGTCGGAGCGGGCACGTCGACTTTTCTCGCTCTGGCCTGCATTTTTCTTCTGCTCGAATATCAGTCGGCAAGACGGAAAATCGAAGAAAGCACGCGTGCGCGCAGCTTTGCCGACGCGGCTCTGGAAGGGCTGGTCGTCACAACCGGCAGCACCATACTTGATGCCAACAGCGCTTTCTGGAATCTCGCAGGAACGAAACCCAACGCGGCATATCATCTGAAGAACTTTTTTCCGGTTCTCGCGAGCGAAGAAATTGTCCAGAAACTGATCGAGGAAGAAACTCCCCGTGAAATCCAGATGGTCAACCACGATGGAGAACGCATCCCCGTTGAAATCTATGCCCGTGAAAGCCTGTGGCGCGGCAAATCCAGAACCATTCTTGCGATCATCGACCTTCGTGCACGCAAGGAAACTGAAGCCACCATCAAGGAACTTGCCATCACGGACATGCTGACAGGTATCGGCAACCGTTCCTTTTTCGTCACCAGCCTTACCGATCTGCTTCAGAACAGACCCGGCAACAATCCGATCGTCGTCTTTCTTGTGGATATTGATCGTTTCAAGAACATCAACGAGACCTGCGGACATGCCATGGGCGACAAGGTTCTGTCCCATATCGCCAAGCGTCTCCAGCTTCTTGTACCACAGGACGCCATCATGGCCCGTATCGCGGGAGATGAGTTTGCCGTGGCCTGCGTGCTCAGTCCGGACGATGTAACGGATTTCGCTTCCTACCTCGCTCTGGAGTTGAAAATTCCCTTGCCTGACGGGCATGATGAACTGCCGGTATCCGTCAGTGTAGGCTTTGCCGTATCCGACGACGAGATGAAGGATTGAATTGCCCCGGGTTTTGTGGAGACAGAACGACCCGTAAGGTAAGAAGAATTCATGAGCAACAAATCGAAGCGTTTTCCGCCTGAATTTCGCGAGCGTGCAGCCCGCATGGTTCTGGAGGAAGAGAAGAACCATCCATCACGCTGGTCCGCGGTGATGATGATAGCGCCAAAGCTGGATATTCATCCTGACACGCTGTCAAAATGGACCCGTCTGCATGAACGTGCCAATGCGCCTGCGGTGAGTGAACTGCCAGATCGAGAGAAGATCAGGCAACTGGAGCGAGAGAACCGCGAACTGCGGCAGGCCAATGAAATCCTGCGCAAGGCGTCGGCATATTTTGCCCAGGCGGAACTCGACCGCCGGTTCAGGCCATGACACGCTTCATTGAGGAGCATCGGCAGACATATGGTGTCGGGTCAATCTGCAGGGTTCTGTCGATTGCACCATCTGTCTATTATGCTTATCGGGCGAGACAGAAAAATCCCTGTGTGCGCAGCCAGAAAGACAAAGAACTGTATCATGAAATCCGCAGGGTCTGGACCGATAATTTCTGTGTCTATGGAGCGCGCAAAGTCTGGCATCAGCTCAGACGTGAAGGTCTGGATGTCGCCCGCTGCACGGTAGAGCGGCTGATGCGCCGGATGGGACTGAAAGGCGTCATTCGTGGCAAGGGGATCAGAACCACACGGCCCGATCCGGCACGGCCCTGTCCACGGGATCTGGTGCAGCGCCAGTTTCATGCCCCAGCCCCCAACAGGCTCTGGGTTTCGGATTTTACTTACGTTTCCACATGGCAGGGCTTTGTTTATGTGGCCTTCATCATTGATGTATTCGCACGGGTTATTGTGGGCTGGCGCGTCTCGTCCACTGCCCATACCGACTTCGTACTGGATGCTCTCGAGCAGGCTCTGTGCCAGAGGCGGCCTGAGGGAAAAGTGACCCACCATTCCGACCGCGGCTGTCAATATGTGTCCATTCGCTACACGCAAAGACTGGCTGAAGCCGGACTGGTCGCCTCTGTCGGCAGTGTCGGAGATTCCTATGATAACGCCCTGGCGGAGACCATTAACGGGCTTTACAAAACCGAACTCATCTATCGGCAGGGGCCATGGAAAAACAGGGAAGCGGTTGAACTGGCAACACTTAAATGGGTCGACTGGTTCAACAATCGACGGATCCTGTCCTCCATTGGAAACATCCCCCCAGCAGAAGCTGAGGCACGCTTTTATGCACAACAGAAATCACATGCATTAGCTGCGTAGTTCAGATAAAAACGTCTCCACAAAACCCGGGGCAATTCAGATGGGGGACAGCTTCTCCATTGCTCAGGCATTGCTCTGCTGGCGGCAAAACAGGCCGGACGTGGAAATGTACGTGAATATGACAGTTCTTTTGACAGCTCGATACAGGACCGCATCCGTCTTGAGCGTGAAATCCAGTTGGGTCTTGAGCGCGATGAGTTCTTTCTTGAATACCAGCCGATCATGTCAACCCGTGAGCGAAGGCTGGTCGGATATGAAGCGCTGCTTCGCTGGCAGCATCCCGAACGCGGTCGGGTTCCGCCTGACCAGTTCATCGGAATTGCAGAAGATTGCGGCCTGATCGCACAGCTTGGCGATTGGGTCGTACGCAGGGCCTGTCGCGATGCCGCTGGCTGGACAAACGGACTGAAAGTATCAGTCAATGTTTCTCCCATCCAG harbors:
- a CDS encoding FAD-binding protein, with the translated sequence MTVLVLVETEAGQIRQASRSAITAATKLGDVHALVAGSAADADAAAALAAKVPGVAKVLKAGADVLAHELAEPVADLIVSLAGEYSHIVAASTAVGKNVLPRAAALLDVQPIPDVMAVVDADTFVRPIYAGNALATVKSSDAKKVLTVRATNFDPAPAEGGSAPVEAVNVTVQDTVSLFVSEHTPTSDRPELESARVIVSGGRGLGSAENFQSVLAPLADKLGAAIGASRVAVDSGYAENDCQVGQTGKIVAPELYIAVGISGAIQHLAGMKDSKVIVAINKDADAPLLQVADYALVGDLFEVVPELAKAL
- a CDS encoding sensor domain-containing diguanylate cyclase, producing MSDTLPDFTGYNFTFALGALILCTLTMLIAVRMICRAAMVKGRPYQKRLLFSACIAGNGVWATHFVAMLGCANSLATAYQVPLTLLSMLVAMGLFIPTWWSECHTPNRSHSPRTALLMTITVGSMHYIGIAAMGGAGQEFIPSVRIILSLAVGFAFFYAGTLLLRHQRGRRRSLAALAWVLGICSLHFMGMPHASLSHAVMGGMSQHIASLSLAETVGAGTSTFLALACIFLLLEYQSARRKIEESTRARSFADAALEGLVVTTGSTILDANSAFWNLAGTKPNAAYHLKNFFPVLASEEIVQKLIEEETPREIQMVNHDGERIPVEIYARESLWRGKSRTILAIIDLRARKETEATIKELAITDMLTGIGNRSFFVTSLTDLLQNRPGNNPIVVFLVDIDRFKNINETCGHAMGDKVLSHIAKRLQLLVPQDAIMARIAGDEFAVACVLSPDDVTDFASYLALELKIPLPDGHDELPVSVSVGFAVSDDEMKD
- a CDS encoding IS3 family transposase (programmed frameshift) yields the protein MSNKSKRFPPEFRERAARMVLEEEKNHPSRWSAVMMIAPKLDIHPDTLSKWTRLHERANAPAVSELPDREKIRQLERENRELRQANEILRKASAYFCPGGTRPPVQAMTRFIEEHRQTYGVGSICRVLSIAPSVYYAYRARQKNPCVRSQKDKELYHEIRRVWTDNFCVYGARKVWHQLRREGLDVARCTVERLMRRMGLKGVIRGKGIRTTRPDPARPCPRDLVQRQFHAPAPNRLWVSDFTYVSTWQGFVYVAFIIDVFARVIVGWRVSSTAHTDFVLDALEQALCQRRPEGKVTHHSDRGCQYVSIRYTQRLAEAGLVASVGSVGDSYDNALAETINGLYKTELIYRQGPWKNREAVELATLKWVDWFNNRRILSSIGNIPPAEAEARFYAQQKSHALAA